The proteins below come from a single Aegilops tauschii subsp. strangulata cultivar AL8/78 chromosome 6, Aet v6.0, whole genome shotgun sequence genomic window:
- the LOC141025824 gene encoding uncharacterized protein, which produces MDDGKLTTLTEHITTHGTTVLEVVYTNDPRTVERIIKKYEEWLKDEKNKFVGLDLKYTRKSSYIRQGITVVQVAMHEHVLVYHYCRSERSQALVDFLQRKAVTYTSVDTRNDKTMLARAWIKISDEHHVDIQRLFCIKGGGERDSMGDLAAAIIDPSYKNMKKSFPKEKHQFWECKPLSPIHLEYAAKDGYVSYELYHRILIITNGLRHLHQQPMKERLRPRKNKDEGSSSGWKRRKGNNGW; this is translated from the coding sequence ATGGACGACGGGAAACTAACAACACTCACCGAACACATCACTACCCACGGTACAACCGTGCTGgaggtggtgtacaccaacgacccaaGGACCGTGGAGCGGATCATCAAAAAGTACGAGGAATGGCTAAAGGACGAGAAGAACAAGTTCGTCGGCCTCGACCTCAAGTACACACGTAAGAGCAGTTACATACGACAAGGGATCACCGTCGTCCAAGTTGCCATGCACGAGCATGTCCTTGTATACCACTACTGCAGATCCGAGCGCTCCCAGGCGTTAGTTGACTTCCTACAACGGAAAGCGGTAACTTACACTAGCGTCGACACCAGGAACGACAAGACCATGCTTGCCCGTGCATGGATCAAAATTTCAGACGAGCACCATGTCGACATCCAGAGGCTATTCTGCATCAAGGGTGGTGGAGAAAGGGACTCCATGGGTGACCTTGCagcggccatcatcgacccctcaTACAAGAACATGAAGAAATCATTCCCAAAGGAGAAGCACCAGTTCTGGGAGTGTAAGCCACTTTCCCCGATACACCTTGAGTACGCGGCAAAGGACGGGTATGTTAGCTACGAGTTGTACCATAGAATCCTAATCATCACGAACGGGCTACGTCACCTCCACCAACAACCAATGAAAGAAAGACTCCGCCCACGTAAGAACAAAGACGAGGgatcttccagcggctggaagcGCCGGAAGGGAAACAATGGTTGGTGA